In a single window of the Acetivibrio clariflavus DSM 19732 genome:
- a CDS encoding chemotaxis protein CheD, whose protein sequence is MENMIKVGMADMQAARHPAVLVTLGLGSCVGIALYDKTTGIIGLAHCMLPDSTQSKNVTNIAKFVDTAIEALVAKMIALGANRNKLVAKLAGGAQMFNFSQSSDLMKIGLRNVIAAKEKLAQLRIPLISEDTGGNYGRTIMLDSATGILQVKTIGYGIKEI, encoded by the coding sequence ATGGAAAATATGATTAAAGTTGGTATGGCTGATATGCAAGCAGCTCGTCATCCGGCTGTATTAGTAACTTTAGGATTGGGTTCGTGTGTTGGAATAGCTCTGTATGATAAAACAACAGGTATAATTGGGCTTGCTCACTGTATGCTTCCTGACAGTACTCAATCTAAGAATGTAACAAATATTGCAAAATTCGTCGATACTGCAATTGAAGCATTAGTCGCCAAAATGATAGCATTGGGTGCAAACAGGAATAAATTAGTGGCTAAGCTTGCAGGCGGTGCTCAGATGTTCAACTTTTCGCAGTCATCAGATTTGATGAAGATAGGACTCAGAAATGTAATTGCTGCAAAAGAAAAGCTTGCTCAACTGAGAATTCCGCTAATTTCTGAAGATACAGGCGGGAATTATGGACGAACAATTATGCTTGATTCGGCTACAGGTATTTTACAAGTAAAAACCATAGGTTATGGAATTAAAGAAATATGA
- a CDS encoding chemotaxis protein CheC, with the protein MSMSFGSLNNFEIDVLKEIGNIGAGNAATALAKMINKKVDMEVPKVKVMEFREVTEMFGGAELPVVGILLKMTGDVTGSIMLILENNAARILVNMLMGKSNEKSEYNPEENDEIICMFDEIEMSALKELGNILAGSYISSLSTLTGLNILPTVPDIAIDMAGAIISVPAIEFGKIGDSVLYIETVFIEGETRALGDFFLVPDMDSYEVLLRALGVIS; encoded by the coding sequence ATGAGTATGAGTTTTGGAAGTCTGAACAATTTTGAAATTGACGTATTAAAAGAGATTGGAAATATTGGAGCGGGTAATGCTGCAACCGCTCTTGCAAAGATGATCAACAAGAAAGTTGATATGGAAGTACCGAAAGTTAAGGTTATGGAGTTTAGGGAAGTAACCGAAATGTTCGGCGGAGCAGAACTTCCTGTAGTAGGCATATTGCTCAAAATGACCGGCGACGTAACAGGAAGCATAATGCTTATTTTGGAAAATAATGCAGCTCGCATCCTAGTAAACATGCTTATGGGTAAAAGCAATGAAAAAAGTGAGTATAATCCGGAAGAAAACGATGAAATTATTTGTATGTTTGATGAAATAGAGATGTCTGCATTGAAAGAATTGGGAAATATTCTTGCAGGTTCCTATATTTCATCTTTATCCACATTGACAGGACTTAATATACTGCCTACTGTACCGGATATAGCTATAGATATGGCCGGTGCAATTATAAGTGTTCCGGCAATAGAGTTTGGAAAAATTGGTGACAGCGTTTTATATATTGAAACAGTATTTATTGAAGGCGAAACAAGAGCTTTGGGAGATTTCTTCCTTGTACCAGATATGGATTCTTATGAAGTGCTATTAAGAGCATTGGGAGTTATAAGCTAA
- a CDS encoding chemotaxis protein CheW has translation MGEVVNVDGKQYVVFLLDKENYGVEIHSVTTIEKMLPYARVPKTPDYIKGVINLRGEIVPIMDIRTRFGMEAREETEETRIIIIKINDVSFGIIVDEVDEVLTLNEEAIENVSNFTNDVSMDYILGVGKIDGRIVTLLNIEKLADISN, from the coding sequence ATGGGAGAAGTAGTTAATGTTGATGGAAAACAATATGTTGTTTTTCTGTTAGACAAGGAAAACTACGGAGTAGAAATTCACAGTGTAACAACCATTGAAAAAATGTTACCTTACGCTAGAGTTCCAAAAACTCCTGACTATATAAAAGGTGTCATAAACTTGAGAGGAGAAATAGTTCCGATAATGGATATAAGAACCAGATTCGGAATGGAAGCCCGTGAAGAGACCGAAGAGACGAGAATTATAATAATAAAGATTAATGATGTTTCCTTTGGAATAATAGTGGATGAAGTGGATGAAGTTTTAACCTTAAATGAGGAAGCTATTGAAAACGTATCAAACTTTACCAACGATGTTTCTATGGACTATATTCTCGGAGTGGGCAAAATTGACGGAAGAATAGTAACTCTACTTAATATTGAGAAGCTAGCAGATATATCCAATTAA